A genomic window from Brassica oleracea var. oleracea cultivar TO1000 chromosome C8, BOL, whole genome shotgun sequence includes:
- the LOC106307819 gene encoding probable zinc transporter 10: protein MMPKANVIFSSTITIFLLLSISHFPGALSQSDKECTPEYDNTCTDKNKAFNLKLVAVFTILITSLIGVCLPLFARSVSAFQPERSLFLIVKSFASGIILATGFIHVLPDSFEMLSSHCLNDNPWHKFPFTGFVALISAVFTLMVDSITTSLISKSGKRDPSADVASAGSPDEEMGHVSHYGHGLHHSNGKELGSNLQLLRYRVIAIVLELGIVVHSIVIGLSVGATNNTCTIKGLIAALCFHQMFEGMGLGGCILQAEYGWAKKAVMAFFFSVTTPFGVVLGMALSKTYKENGPDSLITVGLLNASSSGLLIYMALVDLLAADFMGQKMQRSIKLQLKSYAAVLLGAGGMAVLAKWT, encoded by the exons ATGATGCCTAAAGCTAATGTAATCTTCTCTTCCACCATTACCATCTTCCTCCTCCTCTCCATCTCCCATTTCCCTGGAGCTCTTTCTCAATCCGATAAAGAGTGCACACCCGAGTATGACAACACATGTACGGACAAAAACAAAGCATTTAATCTCAAACTCGTAGCAGTCTTTACAATTCTCATCACAAGTCTTATCGGCGTTTGCCTCCCGTTGTTCGCTCGTTCAGTTTCTGCTTTCCAACCAGAGAGATCTCTCTTTCTCATCGTCAAATCGTTCGCCTCGGGCATCATACTCGCCACTGGTTTCATACATGTTCTACCTGATTCCTTCGAAATGCTCTCTTCTCATTGTCTTAACGATAACCCCTGGCACAAGTTTCCATTCACAGGTTTTGTCGCCTTGATTTCGGCAGTGTTCACACTCATGGTTGACTCTATTACCACTAGCCTCATCAGTAAGTCCGGTAAGAGGGACCCAAGTGCTGATGTGGCATCCGCCGGGAGTCCTGACGAGGAGATGGGGCATGTGTCTCATTATGGTCATGGTCTTCACCATAGCAACGGGAAAGAACTTGGTTCTAATTTACAGCTTCTTCGATATCGTGTTATTGCCATC GTATTGGAGCTAGGGATAGTGGTGCACTCGATAGTGATAGGACTATCAGTAGGAGCCACTAACAATACTTGCACCATCAAAGGCCTCATAGCTGCTCTTTGCTTCCACCAAATGTTTGAAGGCATGGGTCTCGGCGGCTGCATCCTCCAG GCCGAGTACGGGTGGGCCAAAAAGGCGGTGATGGCCTTCTTTTTTTCAGTCACAACACCTTTCGGGGTGGTTCTAGGAATGGCCTTATCTAAAACGTACAAAGAGAATGGCCCTGACTCGCTCATAACGGTTGGTCTGCTCAACGCTTCTTCTAGTGGACTACTCATCTACATGGCTTTAGTTGATCTACTGGCCGCAGATTTTATGGGTCAGAAGATGCAACGGAGCATCAAGCTTCAGTTGAAGTCATACGCCGCCGTTTTGCTTGGTGCGGGTGGCATGGCTGTTCTAGCTAAGTGGACTTGA
- the LOC106307535 gene encoding zinc finger CCCH domain-containing protein 69-like, with product MSKRILCKFFAHGACLKGDNCEFSHDWKDPTNNVCTFYQRGLCSYGSRCRYEHVKLKPHPSPASSSSALPRSSASEKDLSPLPSSPAWTSDSSDNTFTFSSSTSKPQDQPICSYAAAGDCPRGNQCPHIHGDLCPTCGKRCLHPFRPEEREEHKKACEKKHKQLEALKLSQEVECCVCLERVLSKPTPAERKFGLLTECDHAFCIGCIRNWRSSSPSTGMDVNSTLRACPICRKLSYFVVPSVIWFSAPEEKKEIMDNYRDKLRSIDCKHFNFGDGNCPFGTSCFYKHAFHDGRLEEVVLRHLDAEDGQTVIAKDIRLSDFLEGMRI from the exons ATGTCGAAAAG GATCCTTTGTAAGTTCTTTGCTCACGGGGCTTGCTTAAAAGGTGACAACTGCGAATTCTCACATGACTGGAAGGATCCTACAAATAAT GTTTGCACCTTCTACCAGAGAGGTCTCTGCTCTTACGGAAGCCGATGCAGGTACGAACACGTCAAACTCAAACCTCATCCATCTCCTGCTTCATCTTCCTCCGCTCTGCCTCGATCATCTGCTTCAGAAAAGGATTTGAGCCCACTTCCCTCATCACCAGCGTGGACTTCGGATTCCTCAGACAACACCTTCACCTTCAGCTCTTCTACATCCAAACCACAAGACCAACCCATCTGCTCATACGCCGCAGCTGGTGACTGCCCGCGTGGCAACCAATGCCCCCACATCCACGGAGACCTTTGCCCAACTTGCGGGAAACGTTGCTTGCATCCTTTCAGGCCCGAGGAGAGGGAGGAGCACAAGAAAGCGTGCGAGAAAAAGCACAAGCAGCTCGAAGCGCTGAAACTTAGCCAGGAGGTGGAGTGCTGCGTCTGTTTGGAACGTGTACTCTCTAAGCCAACTCCAGCTGAACGCAAGTTTGGGCTGCTCACTGAGTGTGATCATGCTTTCTGCATAGGTTGCATCAGGAACTGGCGTAGCAGTTCTCCTTCCACCGGTATGGATGTCAACAGCACGCTGAGGGCTTGCCCCATTTGCCGCAAGTTGTCGTATTTTGTAGTTCCTAGTGTCATCTGGTTCTCAGCTCCCGAGGAGAAAAAAGAAATCATGGACAACTACAGGGACAAACTCAG GTCAATTGATTGTAAGCACTTCAATTTCGGAGATGGGAATTGTCCGTTCGGAACAAGTTGCTTCTACAAG CATGCGTTTCATGATGGTCGTTTGGAGGAAGTGGTTCTGCGGCATCTGGATGCAGAAGATGGGCAGACTGTGATAGCAAAAGATATAAG GTTGTCTGACTTTCTTGAGGGTATGCGTATATGA